The Kaustia mangrovi genome has a segment encoding these proteins:
- a CDS encoding LysM peptidoglycan-binding domain-containing M23 family metallopeptidase, which produces MARLAGAVALAGLVAACSSSADRFGPITGSTGNASTASNDSVYSSPVPPANSGGNTYASAGQPSSNVQSGASYSSGGPSGGYQANSGTSGQSYSNTASAAGQGSRTVVVSQGQTLYSIARENGVSVQDVVAANGLAPPYHLKAGQRISIPSGSGGGTRYAANTSAGQQVRAEATNASAKAGQSLSASGGTHTVRPGETLYSLGRSYSVSPGEIASLNGFGMSHQLKVGEKVRIPGAGSTNLASKDTGKAGTANKVASASQTATDASVGTSGKGDRVTGATSTQGNAASSSTSSGKSASLPSPEARTSSNFRWPVKGRVISQYGPKANGSRNDGINISVPAGTSVRAAENGVVAYAGNELKGYGNLVLIRHSDGWVTAYAHNEELLVSRGDMVKRGDIIAKAGQSGSVTSPQLHFEIRKGAQAVDPMQHLGSANLAGN; this is translated from the coding sequence TTGGCCCGTCTTGCCGGTGCCGTGGCCCTGGCGGGGCTGGTCGCGGCCTGTTCGAGCTCGGCCGACCGGTTCGGTCCGATCACGGGTTCGACGGGCAATGCGAGCACGGCCAGCAATGACAGTGTCTACAGTTCGCCGGTGCCGCCTGCGAATTCCGGTGGAAACACCTATGCCTCGGCCGGACAGCCGTCGAGCAATGTCCAGTCCGGAGCGTCCTATTCGTCAGGGGGACCCTCGGGCGGCTATCAGGCGAACTCCGGAACGAGCGGGCAATCCTATTCCAATACGGCCTCTGCCGCCGGGCAGGGCAGCCGCACCGTCGTCGTGAGCCAGGGGCAGACGCTCTACAGCATTGCCCGCGAGAACGGCGTGAGCGTGCAGGACGTGGTCGCCGCCAACGGGCTCGCGCCGCCCTATCACCTCAAGGCCGGGCAGCGCATCTCCATTCCGTCGGGCTCCGGCGGCGGGACGCGCTATGCCGCCAATACGAGTGCGGGCCAGCAGGTGCGCGCGGAGGCGACCAACGCGTCGGCGAAGGCCGGCCAGTCGCTCAGCGCCTCCGGCGGTACCCATACGGTGCGCCCCGGCGAGACGCTTTACAGCCTGGGGCGGAGCTACAGCGTGTCGCCCGGCGAGATCGCCTCGCTCAACGGCTTCGGCATGTCCCATCAGCTCAAGGTCGGCGAGAAGGTGCGCATACCGGGTGCGGGCTCGACCAATCTGGCCTCCAAGGACACGGGCAAGGCGGGCACGGCCAACAAGGTCGCCAGCGCCTCCCAGACCGCGACGGACGCGAGCGTGGGCACCTCCGGCAAGGGCGACCGCGTGACGGGCGCGACCTCGACGCAGGGCAATGCCGCGTCGTCGTCCACGAGCTCGGGCAAGAGCGCGTCTCTGCCGTCGCCGGAAGCGCGCACATCCTCCAATTTCCGCTGGCCGGTCAAGGGGCGCGTCATCTCGCAATACGGACCCAAGGCGAACGGCTCGCGCAATGACGGCATCAACATCTCGGTGCCGGCCGGCACGAGCGTGCGCGCCGCGGAGAACGGCGTTGTGGCCTATGCGGGCAACGAGCTCAAGGGCTATGGCAATCTGGTCCTGATCCGCCATTCCGACGGCTGGGTCACGGCCTATGCCCATAATGAGGAGCTTCTGGTCAGCCGCGGCGACATGGTCAAGCGCGGCGACATCATCGCCAAGGCCGGCCAGTCCGGCTCGGTGACGAGCCCGCAGCTCCATTTCGAGATCCGCAAGGGCGCGCAGGCCGTCGACCCGATGCAGCATCTCGGTTCGGCGAATCTGGCGGGCAACTGA
- a CDS encoding protein-L-isoaspartate(D-aspartate) O-methyltransferase, with protein sequence MSPARAGRGDGGDKRGIQLLMHLRNQGIRDTNVLEAIETVPRALFVPEAFADQTYADQALPIACGQTISQPFIVAFMTQSLRLTDRMKVLEIGTGSGYQTAILAHLARRVYTIERYRQLLREAEKRFKTLKLNNVVTMLGDGAKGWPAQAPFDRIIVTAAARGVPQDLVDQLQIGGIMVLPVEIAPGEQELQRIVRTDDGITRETLLPVRFVPLVEGVAKDG encoded by the coding sequence ATGAGCCCGGCCAGGGCCGGAAGAGGCGATGGCGGCGACAAGCGCGGCATCCAGCTCCTGATGCATCTGCGCAATCAGGGCATCCGCGACACGAACGTGCTGGAGGCCATCGAGACGGTGCCGCGCGCGCTGTTCGTGCCGGAGGCCTTCGCGGACCAGACCTATGCCGACCAGGCGCTGCCGATCGCCTGCGGGCAGACCATCAGCCAGCCCTTCATCGTCGCCTTCATGACGCAGAGCCTCCGGCTCACCGACCGGATGAAGGTGCTGGAGATCGGCACCGGCTCGGGCTACCAGACGGCGATCCTCGCGCACCTCGCGCGGCGGGTCTACACCATCGAGCGCTACCGCCAGCTCCTGCGCGAGGCGGAGAAGCGCTTCAAGACGCTGAAGCTCAACAATGTCGTGACCATGCTCGGCGACGGGGCGAAGGGCTGGCCGGCCCAGGCGCCCTTCGACCGTATCATCGTCACCGCGGCGGCGCGCGGCGTGCCCCAGGACCTCGTCGACCAGCTCCAGATCGGCGGCATCATGGTCCTGCCCGTGGAGATCGCGCCCGGCGAGCAGGAGCTTCAGCGCATCGTGCGCACAGATGACGGGATAACCCGCGAGACGCTCCTGCCGGTCCGCTTCGTGCCGCTGGTCGAGGGCGTCGCCAAGGATGGCTAG
- the surE gene encoding 5'/3'-nucleotidase SurE yields the protein MIDDPLRGPGGDPARILVTNDDGIHAPGLKSLETIARALSPDVWVVAPEGEQSGASHSLTLADPLRLREMGERRFAVRGTPTDCVVMAVKRVLDRPPDLVLSGVNRGQNLADDVTYSGTIAAAMEGVALGIPSMALSQTYGISGGREVRFETAEWHGAGLVRDLFAARLGPGVLININFPDCAPDEVAGTEITRQGKRDQNLLLVDERVDARGNAYYWLGFRRESSNPAAGTDLRAVYENRISVTPLHMNLTQLEAMEALRRTVAAEDTI from the coding sequence ATGATTGACGATCCGCTCCGCGGTCCGGGGGGCGACCCCGCCCGCATCCTCGTCACCAATGACGACGGCATCCACGCGCCGGGCCTGAAGAGCCTGGAGACGATCGCACGCGCCCTGTCGCCCGATGTCTGGGTGGTGGCGCCGGAGGGCGAGCAGAGCGGTGCGTCGCACTCGCTCACCCTTGCCGATCCGCTCAGGCTGCGCGAGATGGGCGAGCGGCGCTTCGCGGTGCGCGGCACGCCGACGGACTGCGTGGTGATGGCGGTCAAGCGCGTCCTCGACCGGCCGCCGGACCTCGTCCTGTCCGGCGTCAATCGCGGCCAGAACCTCGCCGACGACGTGACTTATTCGGGCACCATCGCGGCGGCCATGGAGGGTGTGGCGCTCGGCATTCCGTCCATGGCGCTCAGCCAGACCTACGGCATCTCCGGCGGGCGCGAGGTGCGCTTCGAGACGGCGGAATGGCACGGCGCCGGCCTCGTGCGCGACCTGTTCGCCGCCCGGCTGGGCCCCGGCGTGCTCATCAACATCAACTTTCCCGACTGCGCGCCAGACGAGGTCGCCGGAACGGAGATCACGCGGCAGGGCAAGCGCGACCAGAACCTGCTTCTGGTGGACGAGCGCGTCGATGCCCGGGGCAACGCCTATTACTGGCTGGGCTTCAGGCGCGAGAGCAGCAATCCGGCGGCGGGAACCGACCTGAGGGCGGTCTACGAGAATCGAATCTCGGTCACGCCGCTGCATATGAACCTGACCCAGCTCGAAGCCATGGAGGCCCTGCGCCGGACCGTGGCCGCCGAGGACACGATCTGA
- the serS gene encoding serine--tRNA ligase, which yields MHDIRWIRDNPDAFDAGLARRGLKPMAGALIALDEKRREITARLQAMQERRNSASKEIGKAKASGDEARASALMAEVSAIKEKMPEDEAAQREVEDELHETLSGIPNLPLDDVPDGPDETANVELRRVGEPRKLGFAPKQHFELGEGLGLMDFETAAKLSGSRFVVLRGALARLERALGAFMLDLHTSEHGYTETAPPLLVRDDVMFGTGQLPKFADDQFDTKLLRAKVDPAAFAGPFGDFIYQNTNNELAREKIIAREELDKFLEDESNFSEFMSKTFANTIVHSMSYGGEGLSFSDSLNKVLNSSAFERLWLIPTAEVPLTNLAREDILDEAALPMRVAAFTPCFRAEAGAAGRDTRGMIRQHQFSKVELVSVTTPEASLEELERKTACAEEVLKRLGLPYRVVTLCTGDLGFSSRKTYDIEVWLPGQDTYREISSCSVCSDFQARRMNARYRPADGKGTRFVHTLNGSGVAVGRALVAVLENYQNEDGSVTVPEVLKPYMGGLEVIRADD from the coding sequence ATGCACGATATCCGATGGATTCGCGATAATCCCGATGCGTTCGACGCGGGGCTCGCCCGGCGCGGGCTTAAGCCGATGGCGGGCGCGCTGATCGCGCTCGACGAGAAACGCCGGGAGATCACCGCGCGCCTGCAGGCCATGCAGGAGCGGCGCAATTCCGCATCGAAGGAGATCGGCAAGGCCAAGGCCTCGGGCGACGAGGCGCGCGCGAGCGCGCTCATGGCGGAGGTCTCCGCGATCAAGGAGAAGATGCCGGAGGACGAGGCCGCGCAGCGCGAGGTAGAGGACGAGCTCCACGAGACCCTGAGCGGCATCCCGAACCTGCCGCTCGACGACGTGCCCGACGGGCCCGACGAGACGGCCAATGTGGAGCTGCGCCGCGTCGGCGAGCCGCGCAAGCTCGGCTTCGCGCCGAAGCAGCATTTCGAGCTGGGCGAGGGGCTCGGTCTCATGGACTTCGAGACCGCGGCGAAGCTCTCCGGATCCCGCTTCGTCGTGCTGAGGGGCGCGCTCGCGCGTCTGGAGCGCGCGCTCGGCGCCTTCATGCTCGACCTCCATACGAGCGAGCACGGCTACACCGAGACCGCCCCGCCGCTTCTCGTGCGCGACGACGTGATGTTCGGCACCGGCCAACTTCCGAAGTTCGCTGATGATCAATTTGATACGAAACTGTTGCGCGCAAAGGTGGATCCTGCTGCTTTTGCCGGTCCGTTTGGGGATTTTATTTATCAAAACACAAATAATGAACTCGCTAGAGAGAAAATAATAGCGAGAGAGGAATTAGATAAATTTTTGGAAGATGAGAGTAATTTTTCAGAATTTATGTCTAAAACCTTTGCAAATACAATTGTGCACTCGATGTCTTATGGCGGAGAGGGGTTGAGTTTTTCGGATTCATTGAACAAAGTTCTCAATTCGAGCGCTTTTGAACGTCTGTGGCTTATCCCTACCGCCGAGGTGCCGCTGACCAATCTGGCGCGCGAGGACATTCTGGACGAGGCGGCGCTGCCCATGCGCGTGGCGGCCTTCACCCCGTGCTTCCGCGCGGAGGCGGGGGCGGCCGGGCGCGACACGCGCGGCATGATCCGCCAGCACCAGTTCTCCAAGGTGGAGCTCGTCTCCGTCACGACGCCGGAGGCCTCGCTTGAGGAGCTGGAGCGCAAGACGGCCTGTGCGGAGGAGGTGCTGAAGCGCCTCGGCCTGCCGTACCGCGTCGTCACGCTTTGCACGGGCGATCTGGGCTTTTCCTCCCGCAAGACATACGATATCGAGGTCTGGCTGCCGGGGCAGGACACCTATCGCGAGATCTCGTCCTGCTCGGTGTGCAGCGATTTCCAGGCACGGCGCATGAATGCCCGCTACCGCCCCGCGGACGGCAAGGGCACGCGCTTCGTGCACACGCTGAACGGTTCCGGCGTCGCCGTCGGACGCGCGCTCGTCGCGGTTCTGGAGAACTACCAGAACGAGGACGGCTCGGTGACGGTGCCGGAGGTTCTGAAACCCTATATGGGCGGGCTGGAGGTCATAAGGGCCGATGATTGA
- the tatC gene encoding twin-arginine translocase subunit TatC, with the protein MSQEDIEATQAPLIEHLIELRSRLIKSMIGFGLAFLFCFYFATDIFNILVWPYKWAVGDAHELRLIYTAPQEYFFTQLKIGLFGGIFLAFPVIASQLYMFVAPGLYKNERGAFLPFLLATPILFIAGASLVFFLVMPLALKFFASFQQTGEDGRAIIELLPRVSEYLGLTMTLILAFGACFQLPVLLTLLARVGLISSDWLKEKRKYAIVIVFALAAFLTPPDPFTQTGLALPTLLLYELSILSVRMVEKRRAEEEAARAAEDDEDETDGPDDDGDGDGKGDDGGKGGKAE; encoded by the coding sequence AGGCGCCGCTGATCGAGCACCTGATCGAGCTGCGCTCGCGGCTCATCAAGTCGATGATCGGCTTCGGCCTCGCCTTCCTGTTCTGTTTCTATTTCGCCACCGACATCTTCAATATCCTGGTGTGGCCCTACAAATGGGCGGTCGGGGATGCGCACGAACTGCGCCTGATCTACACCGCGCCGCAGGAATATTTCTTCACCCAGCTCAAGATCGGCCTGTTCGGCGGCATATTCCTCGCCTTTCCGGTGATCGCCTCGCAGCTCTACATGTTCGTCGCGCCGGGGCTCTACAAGAACGAGCGCGGCGCGTTCCTGCCCTTCCTGCTGGCGACGCCCATCCTGTTTATCGCCGGGGCGTCGCTCGTCTTCTTCCTGGTCATGCCGCTGGCGCTCAAATTCTTCGCGAGCTTCCAGCAGACCGGCGAGGACGGGCGCGCGATCATCGAGCTCCTGCCGCGGGTGAGCGAGTATCTCGGCCTCACCATGACGCTGATCCTCGCCTTCGGCGCCTGCTTCCAGTTGCCCGTGCTGCTCACGCTTCTAGCCCGCGTCGGCCTCATCAGCTCCGACTGGCTGAAGGAAAAGCGCAAATACGCCATCGTGATCGTCTTCGCGCTGGCGGCCTTCCTGACGCCGCCCGACCCCTTCACCCAGACGGGCCTCGCCCTGCCGACGCTGCTCCTCTACGAGCTGTCCATCCTGTCGGTGCGCATGGTGGAGAAGCGCCGGGCGGAGGAGGAGGCCGCACGCGCCGCCGAGGATGACGAGGACGAGACCGACGGCCCGGACGACGACGGGGATGGCGACGGCAAGGGCGACGACGGCGGCAAGGGCGGAAAGGCGGAATAA